The DNA sequence TAAAGTAAAGCGACTTACCCCCTCAAGTGATTTTCGTATAATTCAGagctttttctttatttttttaatttttaattataaaattacctTTATCACCTTGTTTAAGAGTAGTTggatttgattgaatttaaggtcaaaaattcaattaacaaGATCAATAATCTAGATTTTCTTTAATTCGAATCAATGCTCcagatataaaattatatatttatataaattttaattacaaatgttatatgtataatatatttatatatataactaaaattattatatatagagataGGAGAGGGTCGACGACTACGATGGGGGTGGGAAGGCGAGGGTTGGCGATGAGGGTAGTGGGAATCATTCaacaatctttatgaatgtgatattatcttgataaaTGTAGTTTGCATTCATCTATGGCaccatgtatttgttgtgcttactatttgtgtttgtgtttcaacgtcacaacaaatgcccacaaacTAATTGAataacctatgtagttgggctgcgcatttGGATGACAACTaagaaaccaacttttgagggttggtctgaaatgttccaagtcgaggatcttgagattgggcatcgagtgtcctatagagacttacactaagtattgcatcattggatgagtgtcgtgtctCATTGGCGACAGACATGGGACATCTATctaattttagtggattagttgacaaggttgctAACTGATTGAACTAACTCGTGGGAATTGTTATATGGAAATCTTGGAggtttggtcggtatgacttgattTTCGGGCTCCaatagtacaggattagtccttggacttgaggaatcacggtagtcgcatgcatatgatggctatatcttgaaTTTGGAGAGAGATGGTTGTATTTTCgatatggtcattataagtcttGTCCAGTGTAGTTGGATTATGTAGCGAGaacggtggatttcaagatagaatccgtccAGTATATGatagatatatctcctatgcactctGAGATGATTTAGACTTtttaagtctatggccatagcgattgatcgaatagaaaatggttttctttttcgATCGATAGAGTAAAcacatctcaagtattcagtATAGTTGtctggtccaggatgggaaccgctGCCCAATTTCATGCTTTAGACTAAAGCCAAGAGATGGTTGATGGAAGGACCATATCTGTATGGAattcgagagcctaaatgttcacgccaacattcacctaatgtctagtgtcatggactgTTATTAGGCGACCACCCATGATGACGGTCatttttgattaatgattaattaaattagatttaattaattatttgtattggacacaatgcccaagtctagttgatggtgaacctaaagagtcgcACACAAATCAtcatggaattggtggaattaattaaaaaagaaacgaaaaatttaattgggttaaattaattcaagaagaatatataaatggttgtatcatttatttaataatccatttgatggatggctcaagaattaattaatttaattaattaattttgagctttaatacctttaaattaattggattaatttatttggtttagcttaattaattgattggatcagttaattagggttttggcttagatttatttaattggattagatgaatttttggacttagttgggctataattaatttaattaattattgttcgATGAACTTTGGttgaacttaatttaatttgattaaatcaagccatgttcatatttgaagtccaagcccatttgagggacgttcgattaatggttaattgaaaatgattaactaaataatatttaattaattatttgtgttggagaCAATGCCAAAGtttagctgagggtgaacctaaagagtcacacacaaatcactatgaaatttgtggaattaattcgagaaaaaatgaattaatttaattggattaaattaattcaaagagaatatataaatgattggatcatttatttaataatccatttgatggatggctgaagaattaattaattggattaattaattttaggcttaacacctttaaattaattggatttatttggtttgacttaattaattgatttgatcagttaattagagtttgtgtttaaatatatttaatctgattaaatgaatctttggacttagttgggctaTAATGATTtggttgggcttaatttaatttgattaaatcaagcacgattcatacttgaagtccaaacCCATTTGAGGGgtttggagcaagttaagaagtagttgaaactcctcactatgatgaacataatggagtggttatttcatcatggttggaagttatatgcatgtatgtgTATAGGTCACCTTGGAGACAAACtttgtaattattgaattttgaattcaattgtatgtaatatacaaaactacacacatatcatgtATAACCAGCACTTAAGCCACgaaatttgctctcttttctctccaaaaatgttctcctttttgttctatattgaattggattcaagttagaatataaaaattccaaaagcgctaatcaatagtgttagtttgaagttatttttcttcttgttctttgttctatttaGCAATAGttctttgatatatttattcctaaaaaacaagaaggtaaagtttcatattttgtttctatatattttttttatatcatacTCAAGCCATTTATCcaacatttatatatgtttattattatgcttttgacaaacactaAACGCTTgagaatttcaaagaaaacacCCCCTTGaaccattttaaataatttttttatttcacgcatCTACCGTGTTCCcagccataccgattctttcatgtgattctttaattttccttctaaaagttttcaattttagttacAAACACGGCGAAtcaatttgaatgaaaatactTTATTTCAGTAAtgatctttcaatttttttacacCTCTTTACGATTAAACCACTttctctaataaatatttttggtcttattATTAGAAAACACATAAGAGGAGGTGATTCTgatattcaaaagaaaaaaaaaaaaaatactttgttcttttgaaaacatatttatgttacataatatatatttttttagacaCAATTACATACAATATTTCAACCACCATTATCAAAAATGATGTATGAATATCTGTGAATACAAGTATGCGAGCAAGTAAATTTATAGGTAATTCTATTATTATGTAAGTAGATTTTAGTATACAAATTTGTAACATTATaatgtttaatatttaatttttctttcaatgcagatgaaaggaaaagattgtataattttgttagcaacatttatatttgtcttattgtaaatatttagatttatgtATAGAGAATCACATATTTATTTGGatgatatttgtatatatattttgatccttttctttttccttttattttgtttcacttgatgctatatatgtattaacatTGACcaaacatataatttaaacacactaattaatataaattaatatttttattgttaatttttttttatttattcctaTATCACGCGTGCCTGGACTAttagtatattataaaaatagtatgtattacatataattatatatatataagaatctTATgttttaataagtatttttatattattttaaatattaataaattgtatatatttatatagaaaataacattttatttttaaaaattatgtataatgaCAGTAGGGGCAAGTGCACTACACCACTCCCTTTAAGGAGAtagattgttttatttaacaGAAAGAATAGgaaagtattttattattattattattatttatatggtGTGTTTTGCATGTATGTTGGTGCTGTATGTCCGATACTTGTCCGATACTGCACTTgagtgattttttaaaatgtcgGTATATTATAGCTCAGAATTAGATGTAgttatgaagaagaaaaaagttttGCAGGTTAAAGCAAAATCATCTGTACAATGTTTCCCCACGTTCCCATCCTCACCTTCTCTTCTTGTCCAAATACTAAAGAAAATCCCTTTCCCCTCTCGGTTCTTTTCCTTACATTCTTCTCCCATGTTGCAATAACATGATAAATGCAAGTGAAAATCACAGTTTTCTTGCCTGCAAACTGCAATATCCAAATGCCAATTCCACCAGCATTGATGATAACTGAATTAAGCAGGAATCGACAACTGTTTCTTATTCCATTCGTAGCGAATAATACGTTAGCGAGCCATTCGAAACATAAACAGTTGGGATTCTTACACAGCAAAGCTCCATACATATTTTATACCTGGGAAAGCTTGCAAACTTACACTTAAATATGATGAAAACTATGACAATCCATACCTTTAAGGAGATTGAGGCCAATCGTAACCAGCATCTACAACATTGACATCGTCGTAAAACCACATTTCGACATCCTCGATGGGATGCTCGTCTTCCCAGAAATCATCCAGCATCTCGGGATCATCGTCATCCATATCTCCCGCAACAAAGTCCCACGCCAGGTAACCAGAGGAGCCCGAGTAGTCGGAGCAATTGTCCCAGCCATTCATGTCGTAACAATCGAAGACGAGGGGTCCGACCACCTTTAGCTTAGGAAACCGTTTCACAAACTTCTCATCCAGATTCACATTCCAACACCCTCGAACGTCTAGCAGCTCGAGATGTATGCAGTTTTTGAGGATCTCAATGATACTGGATGTGTCAACAAGCAAGTAGGCGATCTCAAGATGCTTGAGCCGAGGCATTGTAGTGGCTATGGCGAGGGCTTCGTCATCCTGGGAAAGCTTGTTGATCACCTCCAGTGGGTGCATTATTCGCCGCAAAGTGGTGAGAGATTTACAGTGTTTCCCTATCGCTTCGAGGGCTTGAGCCCCTATGTTGATGCAGTAGCTCAAATCGAGAAACGTGATGGTCGATAGCATTCCAGCAGCCTTTCCCATTATCGAATCATTTATTTCACTTCTTGGCAGTCGCAAAGTTCGTAGAGATTGAGCACTTGCAACCAAGATGAATCATATAAGAACAATGACAAAACACAAGAATGTCCCCAAATGGCCAAATTTTGGAGGTATTTGTCCTACGTCTATCAATCCCTTTTCCATGGTTTAGTTATAAAGATCAAACTTATGCAAGTAACACAAGAAGTCTCAATTATCTGAAGATTTAATTTCGATTCcagaaagggaaagaaaaacagaacTACCAAAGCCCACACAGATGTAGTCTACTCATGCATCAAAGCCCCAATAAACGATGATTAAAACCGTGATCCTTTCACCAGCCTATTATATTGCTCTAGAAgcatttttcttctcatcaTATCCCAAATacgttaaattatagaaagtGATGGAAAGCTGAGCAAACATCGAAAATCACCGTTACGACGTAATACTTACTGATTTGCTATGAACAAAATGCTTTGGTCGCCGGCGAGACCAGAAACAGAGAGTTTCCGTAGTGAACCGCAGCTTCTTGTGATCAGCAACTGAACCATTCTGTCGACGTCTTCAGGCTTGCTGTTCCTGCTCCATTCCTCAATGTCTATTTCTTGCCAGCAATAAGGCCCCTTAACTGCTTTACCCCATGATTTGCAAACTCTTGGTACTACGGTCAGCACCTCGCGTAAAGAAAGATTCTTGAATATTAGCCCGAGTGCATCTGGTATTAATTCATCCCATTTTCGAAAATCGCTGCACTCCTCCATTTACTAGATTTTTACCCTGCCAATATGGGATACAAAATTTAGAAGTGTAGAACAAGATGActtaataaaatcaagaattacagTTCACATGGATTTCAAGAAACCCCATtcaaatgagaaagaaagcattttttttttttccaattcaaAAGCCCCAATTGAATGCTATCAGAAGAGAAGAAATCAATTCCATaagaaaatgaagcaaatatttgcaaaaaaCAAGATAAGTATCAAGGACAAACACATCTCCTCATTGTGAATGTGAATACAAGCTAACCAAAAGGGCACACTTTTTATGGTATAATTTCAGTAGAAAAAGCACTCAGATAAGAGAAACTTGAGAGATTTACAGCAAATTAGGAGCAAGAACAGCTAGAATGAGATGGGCCCACATCATTATATAACCAAAATTTTCCAGAAATGTATAGATCAGCCATAGCCAGGTAGCAAAAAAAGAACAGCTATAAGCCAAGCCACACATCAGATAAAAAGCAGAAATCTTGACAATCTTTATCACACACAGAAAAGGGCAAAAAGAAACAATAGTACCACAACACACACAGAGGGCAGGCACCAAACCATTCAAGAAACCAAATTTGCAGATACactgtgtgcgtgtgcgtgtgtgtgtgagtgagagagagagagagagagagagagagagagagagagagaccaaGGTAGCTCATTTCACAAGGAATTTGCACCAGCTAAAGGAACAAAACCGACAGATGGAAATGCAGTGGGGGAAAAAAAGATGTGTATCTTTAGAGTGAGTCATCTCATCTGGGGccaaaacaacaaaaggaaGAGCAGCAGATTCATATCAGAGAAAATTACCTAAGCCCTTTTTCTAGCACTCGTGGATCTGTGAAAGCACACCGGTTTATCCGCCTGGAATGAAGGGTCCTGGAGAATTCACTCGCCCCCTGCTGCTCATGACTTTCTCTCTCTGCCCCTGCctctgagagagagagagagtgtgtgtatgtatgtatgtgtgtgacTGTGAGtaaacaaaagtgaaaaaggtAACAGAAGAAAACAAGGAGAGAAGCAAAAGCAATATCGTATCCTGTGTCTTATGTGTTTTAGTTTTCAGTTTTCACTGTGATGAGAAAAACACATATCAAGATTGCAATATCAAGattcttcctctctctctctctctctctctctctctctatatatatatatatatatatatttatattctgcTTTTCAGTCTCTTTCTTGAGGTGATGAgacaaattatttcaattcttttttgttttccggACATTAAAGAACTATCAGTTTCGTatcaaaacttcaaaaaatataataaattaaattattcgatatttaatatattaattgcatGATAgtctttttaatattacatttaaattgaACTATCGCAAATTCAAACATAGTCgtgacattttcttttcgttttttagagagaaaattatattttcataatgttGATGGATGATAATACGCTGTAACACAACTAAAATGATTCTAGTGTAAGTTCATTTTAAGGCGCCATCTGCGTCAAGATTCTCCAAATAACGTAAATCTTATGTCttgcaacttttttttatcatattttgtgTAGAGTCAGGTCctgaaaatcaaattcaaactttttttttttataaaatttgaaactcAATACAGTTCATTAAGATTGCATTCGGGTTGAAGAgtttaaaatcatttattttaaatccttcataataaattctctgaatatatttgaataatgttaaatgaaaaaatatttaaaatcctttcgttttaatttttaattaaattttaataaatatgaatgtatttcaaattctttttaaatagaattatttgaaatattttctttaaattctcCGTTCAAATCCAAATACACTCTAAAATACGAggcaaaaaattcaaatacttgTACTTGAACAAAATTAGTGTCCTCTCATCTCCAATATAGATTAAGAACACTTACAAATAGAAATCAACTCGAACGTATATAAGCATTTAATCTTATTGCTACCACCTCAAATAGGATTAGTCACGTTTCCAATACAATGCAGAAacacttgaaaataaaaaaataaaagaagaaaagggataattatgcTGTTTCTTttaagatttggtataattacacataaattatttatgattacaaatattatatttaatagaatGACATTTGCTTTCTCGTGTAAGAAATGGATcttttaattacttaaaaattataaatttgttgatactagtaaaaaaattaaataaaaatttatatttaatttcaattgatttatcacttattgcaagttaaataaatatttttctaaccaaactacTCTGATATATATTCACACGCTATAATATATCAGTAATTAATCAATTGAGGATAACTACGATCTTTatcttttcattaatatcagcaactttaataagttttgattaatcgaaaaatttatttattgtataaaaaataatgatgatggatattggatataattttttaaatat is a window from the Sesamum indicum cultivar Zhongzhi No. 13 linkage group LG15, S_indicum_v1.0, whole genome shotgun sequence genome containing:
- the LOC105178296 gene encoding F-box protein FBW2, with translation MEECSDFRKWDELIPDALGLIFKNLSLREVLTVVPRVCKSWGKAVKGPYCWQEIDIEEWSRNSKPEDVDRMVQLLITRSCGSLRKLSVSGLAGDQSILFIANHAQSLRTLRLPRSEINDSIMGKAAGMLSTITFLDLSYCINIGAQALEAIGKHCKSLTTLRRIMHPLEVINKLSQDDEALAIATTMPRLKHLEIAYLLVDTSSIIEILKNCIHLELLDVRGCWNVNLDEKFVKRFPKLKVVGPLVFDCYDMNGWDNCSDYSGSSGYLAWDFVAGDMDDDDPEMLDDFWEDEHPIEDVEMWFYDDVNVVDAGYDWPQSP